Proteins encoded together in one Anticarsia gemmatalis isolate Benzon Research Colony breed Stoneville strain chromosome 1, ilAntGemm2 primary, whole genome shotgun sequence window:
- the LOC142973810 gene encoding uncharacterized protein LOC142973810 isoform X2, with product MGTITSKDTRRISFDNTFALSTPLTMQKSIETENAIAFDNIPAESANEMILQDKYTESVEEGDGDYWSHRIDYLKKEHQILKCYEENAHQPLVCSPVVQAFANCVTNCRSEE from the exons atgGGAACTATAACGAGTAAAGACACAAGACGAATTAGTTTTGATAATACTTTTGCTCTAAGTACTCCTCTGACAATGCAAAAATCGATAGAAACTGAAAATGCTATCGCTTTCGATAATATACCAgct GAATCCGCGAATGAAATGATTCTTCAAGATAAGTATACAGAATCAGTGGAAGAAGGCGATGGTGACTATTGGTCTCATAGAATAGATTATCTGAAAAAAGAACATCag attttaaaatgttatgaagAAAATGCTCATCAGCCGCTAGTGTGTTCTCCGGTAGTCCAGGCTTTTGCCAACTGTGTCACTAATTGCCGTTCAGAAGaataa
- the Spf45 gene encoding splicing factor 45, whose translation MSLYDDLDTIKARTTEKVAGWSSGIKLLQSQLQLKKAAVTQPKREALRRSTQVLTPVIDLKSKQKDDDESNSNSPKQSGKTLTASLNVRDFDWNVANEYDPMWPNDYEKVAKEIQAKRLQLDGDNRNDRSERKHKSRFGDDEDTIPEKTLVPMQPEEEEAVEISKRSAGAAIAPPPSLTVETHSPPPPPQNLPTPPPASAGFSIGGYGASSVAAKIMAKYGFKEGQGLGKKEQGMSVALQVEKTSKRGGRIIHERDGNVMPPPGFAMPALPGPDSPTASNSPQMSRQEPSITEIMKSPSKVVLLRNMVGPGDVDEELEPEVKDECNTKYGEVVKVLIFELPNAPSDEAVRIFVEFKRIESAIKAVVDLNGRFFGGRQVKAGFYDIEKFGSLQLTE comes from the exons ATGTCACTTTACGATGATCTTGATACGATCAAAGCTCGTACTACGGAAAAGGTAGCAGGGTGGTCTTCGGGCATCAAGTTGCTGCAGTCTCAGTTGCAGTTGAAAAAGGCCGCAGTCACTCAACCAAAGCGGGAAGCGCTGCGACGTTCCACACAG GTGCTTACTCCAGTGATAGACCTGAAGAGTAAGCAAAAGGATGATGATGAATCCAACTCCAACAGTCCAAAACAGTCAGGAAAGACACTGACAGCTTCACTGAATGTTCGAGACTTTGACTGGAATGTTGCTAATGAGTATGACCCTATGTGGCCCAATGATTACGAAAAAGTTGCCAAAG AAATCCAAGCCAAGAGGCTACAGCTTGATGGAGACAATAGGAATGATCGTTCAGAGAGGAAACACAAGAGCAGATTTGGTGATGATGAAGACACAATACCTGAGAAAACACTTGTACCAAtg CAACCAGAAGAAGAAGAGGCAGTTGAGATATCAAAGCGGTCAGCTGGAGCAGCTATAGCACCTCCACCTTCACTGACAGTGGAGACACACTCCCCTCCCCCACCCCCACAGAACTTACCCACACCTCCTCCGGCATCAGCTGGCTTCTCTATTGGTGGTTATGGTGCCAGTTCTGTAGCAGCCAAGATTATGGCTAAATATGGATTTAAG GAGGGACAAGGTTTGGGTAAAAAAGAGCAAGGAATGTCTGTGGCCTTACAAGTTGAAAAGACTTCAAAACGTGGTGGGCGCATTATTCACGAGAGAGACGGTAATGTGATGCCACCCCCTGGCTTTGCTATGCCAGCACTTCCAGGCCCAG ATTCACCCACTGCATCCAATTCGCCCCAAATGTCTAGACAGGAACCGTCTATTACTGAAATCATGAAGTCACCCAGTAAAGTGGTTTTATTAAGA AACATGGTTGGTCCTGGAGATGTAGATGAAGAATTGGAACCTGAAGTAAAAGATGAATGCAATACAAAATATGGGGAAGTAGTCAAAGTGTTAATATTTGAGCTTCCCAATGCGCCATCTGATGAGGCTGTCAGGATTTTCGTTGAGTTTAAGCGTATTGAGAGTGCTATTAAAGCAGTTGTAGACTTGAATGGTAGATTTTTTGGTGGCAGACAAGTAAAAGCGGGTTTCTATGATATAGAAAAGTTTGGTTCT
- the LOC142973810 gene encoding uncharacterized protein LOC142973810 isoform X1: MGTITSKDTRRISFDNTFALSTPLTMQKSIETENAIAFDNIPAESANEMILQDKYTESVEEGDGDYWSHRIDYLKKEHQVINKIIESEYDKTIEATSDIYESPKVTHEKMQKIKPCFDWRAKILKCYEENAHQPLVCSPVVQAFANCVTNCRSEE; encoded by the exons atgGGAACTATAACGAGTAAAGACACAAGACGAATTAGTTTTGATAATACTTTTGCTCTAAGTACTCCTCTGACAATGCAAAAATCGATAGAAACTGAAAATGCTATCGCTTTCGATAATATACCAgct GAATCCGCGAATGAAATGATTCTTCAAGATAAGTATACAGAATCAGTGGAAGAAGGCGATGGTGACTATTGGTCTCATAGAATAGATTATCTGAAAAAAGAACATCaggtaataaataagataattgAGTCTGAATATGATAAAACGATTGAAGCAACAAGTGATATTTATGAATCACCTAAAGTTACACATGAAAAAATGCAGAAAATAAAACCATGTTTCGACTGGCGTGCAAAG attttaaaatgttatgaagAAAATGCTCATCAGCCGCTAGTGTGTTCTCCGGTAGTCCAGGCTTTTGCCAACTGTGTCACTAATTGCCGTTCAGAAGaataa